The Gemella massiliensis genome contains a region encoding:
- a CDS encoding DUF438 domain-containing protein — protein sequence MATKRIEVLKSILLRLHNGESAESVQEEFDKHFTGVSAIEISLMEHELMNSNSGVTFEDVMKLCNVHANLFKGAIKNVEIADTEHPGHPVQIFKQENFALRAAIMRVRRILANYEKITDEMTKKEVLKGLFRQLNLLGQFDIHYRRKEELMFPIMERYGHTAPPKVMWGVDDKIRKLFNKALKDAEKFPNVDIEEVKASFEVFVKEFEEMIFKEESILLMILMETFNQDDWLNIAKESDVYGYAIIKPTEKWVPHREPFGKEIENSKQTQEISNEENNLTQKVIDTPEGEFTITFKPKENKNKVIDRNSEQSFGNGYLSVEQANLILNHLPMEITFVNKDDIFQYYNDNVPSDEMIFKRTPSQIGRNVELCHPPQYLEKVRIIFKNLRDGKKDKYEMWFKSKSRDKFVHITYAGVYDNNNEFQGVLEYVQDIQPYREITSDYYRDIE from the coding sequence ATGGCTACTAAACGTATAGAGGTCTTAAAATCTATTCTGTTGCGTTTGCATAATGGAGAGAGTGCAGAATCTGTTCAAGAAGAATTTGATAAGCATTTTACAGGAGTATCAGCGATAGAAATTAGCCTTATGGAACATGAACTTATGAATTCTAATTCGGGTGTTACGTTTGAAGACGTAATGAAATTATGTAATGTTCATGCCAATCTTTTCAAAGGAGCAATAAAAAATGTAGAAATTGCAGATACAGAACATCCGGGACACCCTGTTCAAATATTTAAGCAAGAAAATTTTGCCCTTAGAGCTGCTATTATGCGTGTAAGACGTATTTTAGCAAATTATGAAAAAATAACGGATGAAATGACTAAAAAAGAAGTATTAAAAGGACTTTTTCGTCAGTTAAATTTATTAGGTCAGTTTGATATACATTATCGTCGAAAAGAAGAATTGATGTTCCCTATTATGGAACGTTATGGTCATACCGCACCACCTAAAGTTATGTGGGGCGTGGATGATAAAATACGTAAATTATTTAATAAAGCCTTAAAAGATGCAGAAAAATTTCCCAACGTTGATATAGAGGAAGTTAAAGCAAGTTTTGAAGTTTTTGTTAAAGAATTTGAAGAAATGATTTTTAAGGAAGAATCCATATTACTTATGATTCTTATGGAAACATTTAATCAAGATGATTGGCTAAACATAGCTAAAGAGAGTGATGTGTATGGATATGCAATAATTAAACCGACAGAAAAATGGGTTCCACATAGGGAGCCATTTGGAAAAGAAATAGAAAATTCGAAACAAACACAAGAAATATCCAATGAAGAAAATAATTTAACACAAAAAGTTATAGATACTCCGGAAGGTGAATTTACCATCACTTTTAAACCCAAAGAAAATAAGAATAAGGTTATTGACAGAAATAGCGAACAATCTTTTGGTAATGGATATTTGTCAGTAGAACAGGCAAATTTAATACTTAATCACTTGCCGATGGAAATTACCTTTGTGAATAAAGATGATATATTTCAATATTATAATGATAATGTGCCAAGTGATGAGATGATCTTTAAACGTACTCCAAGTCAAATAGGACGTAATGTTGAACTTTGTCATCCTCCACAATATTTAGAAAAAGTACGTATAATTTTTAAAAATTTGCGTGATGGAAAAAAAGATAAATATGAAATGTGGTTTAAATCTAAATCACGTGATAAATTCGTTCATATAACTTATGCGGGAGTATATGATAATAACAATGAATTTCAAGGTGTTCTTGAATACGTTCAGGATATACAACCATATCGTGAAATAACAAGTGATTATTATCGTGATATAGAGTAA
- the rpsL gene encoding 30S ribosomal protein S12 yields MPTINQLVRKPRKSKVSKSDSPALNKGYNSQRKKETDISSPQKRGVCTRVGTMTPKKPNSALRKYARVRLSNQIEVTAYIPGIGHNLQEHSVVLIRGGRVKDLPGVRYHIIRGALDTAGVNDRKQGRSLYGAKKPKEKK; encoded by the coding sequence ATGCCAACTATTAATCAATTAGTTCGTAAACCTCGTAAATCAAAAGTATCGAAATCAGATTCACCGGCTCTTAACAAAGGGTATAACTCTCAAAGAAAGAAAGAAACTGATATTTCTTCTCCACAAAAAAGAGGAGTATGTACTCGTGTTGGGACTATGACACCTAAAAAACCTAACTCAGCTTTACGTAAATATGCGCGTGTTCGTTTATCAAATCAAATCGAAGTAACAGCATATATCCCGGGTATCGGACACAATCTTCAAGAACACAGTGTTGTACTTATTCGTGGAGGACGTGTAAAAGACTTACCGGGGGTACGTTACCACATTATCCGTGGAGCTTTAGATACTGCAGGAGTTAACGACCGTAAACAAGGACGTTCTCTATACGGTGCTAAAAAACCAAAAGAGAAAAAATAA
- the rpsG gene encoding 30S ribosomal protein S7, with the protein MPRKGPVAKRDVLPDPIYNSKLVTKLINKLMLDGKRGTAQRILYSSFDIIKEKSGRDAMEVFDEALNNIMPVLEVRARRVGGSNYQVPVEVRAERRITLGLRWLVNYSRLRGEKTMEQRLANEILDAANNTGSAVKKREDTHKMAEANKAFAHYRW; encoded by the coding sequence ATGCCACGTAAAGGTCCGGTTGCAAAACGTGATGTTTTGCCAGATCCAATTTACAACTCAAAATTGGTTACAAAATTGATAAATAAATTAATGCTAGATGGTAAACGCGGTACAGCTCAAAGAATTCTGTATTCTTCATTTGATATAATCAAAGAAAAATCAGGTCGTGATGCTATGGAAGTGTTTGATGAAGCATTAAACAACATTATGCCTGTACTGGAAGTACGTGCTCGTCGTGTAGGTGGTTCTAACTACCAAGTACCGGTAGAAGTACGTGCTGAAAGAAGAATTACATTAGGATTGCGTTGGTTAGTTAACTACTCTCGTTTAAGAGGAGAAAAAACTATGGAACAACGTCTTGCTAATGAAATCCTAGATGCAGCAAACAATACAGGATCAGCAGTTAAAAAACGTGAGGATACTCACAAAATGGCTGAAGCTAATAAAGCGTTTGCTCATTATCGTTGGTAA
- the fusA gene encoding elongation factor G — protein MARAFSLKDTRNIGIMAHIDAGKTTATERILFYTGKIHKIGETHEGASQMDWMEQEQERGITITSAATTAEWKNHRINIIDTPGHVDFTVEVERSLRVLDGSVAVLDAQSGVEPQTETVWRQATTYGVPRIVFVNKMDKTGADFLYSVGTIHDRLQANAHPIQLAIGAEDQFEGVIDLVEMKAIYNEGSVGENLVVKEIPAEYQDQAEEYREKLIEAVAEFDEEFMEKYLGGEEITVADLKAVIRKATLSVEFFPVVCGSAFKYKGVQPMLDAVVDYLPSPLDVPAIKGTDPDTDEEVERHSSDEEPFSALAFKVMTDPFVGKLTFFRVYSGVLSSGSYVKNSTKGKRERVGRILQMHANTRNEISEVYAGDIAAAVGLKDTTTGDTLCDEKNEVILESMEFPEPVIQLSVEPKSKADQDKMATALQKLQEEDPTFRAGTDEETGQVIIAGMGELHLDIIVDRMRREFKVECTVGAPMVSYRETFKQSAQVQGKFTRQSGGRGQYGDVWIEFTPNEPGAGFEFENAIVGGVVPREYIPAVEAGLKDSMANGVLAGYELIDVKAKLFDGSYHDVDSSEMAFKVAASLALKEAAKKCNPVILEPIMKVEVVMPEEYLGDIMGDITSRRGRVEGMEARGNAQVVAAQVPLSEMFGYATSLRSSTQGRGTYTMTFDHYEEVPKSISEEIIKKNKG, from the coding sequence ATGGCTAGAGCATTTTCTTTAAAAGATACTCGTAATATCGGTATCATGGCTCACATTGATGCAGGTAAAACTACTGCAACAGAGCGTATCTTGTTCTACACTGGGAAAATTCATAAAATAGGTGAAACACATGAAGGTGCTTCGCAAATGGACTGGATGGAACAAGAACAAGAACGTGGGATTACAATTACATCTGCTGCAACAACTGCCGAATGGAAAAATCACAGAATCAATATTATTGACACACCGGGACACGTAGACTTTACAGTGGAAGTTGAACGTTCATTACGTGTACTTGACGGTTCTGTTGCTGTTCTTGATGCTCAATCTGGTGTTGAACCACAAACTGAAACTGTTTGGCGTCAAGCAACAACTTATGGAGTTCCTCGTATTGTATTCGTTAATAAAATGGATAAAACAGGAGCTGACTTCCTATATTCAGTAGGAACAATTCATGACAGATTACAAGCAAATGCACATCCGATTCAATTAGCAATCGGTGCAGAAGACCAATTTGAAGGTGTTATTGATCTTGTAGAAATGAAAGCTATCTATAATGAAGGTAGCGTTGGTGAAAATCTTGTTGTTAAAGAAATTCCGGCGGAATACCAAGATCAAGCCGAAGAATACCGTGAAAAATTAATCGAAGCTGTAGCAGAATTTGATGAAGAATTTATGGAAAAATACTTAGGTGGAGAAGAAATTACCGTTGCAGATTTAAAAGCTGTAATTCGTAAAGCTACTTTATCAGTAGAATTCTTCCCGGTTGTGTGCGGTTCGGCGTTCAAATATAAAGGAGTACAACCAATGCTTGATGCAGTAGTAGACTACTTGCCATCACCATTAGATGTACCTGCTATTAAAGGAACAGATCCGGATACAGATGAAGAAGTAGAAAGACATTCTTCAGACGAAGAACCGTTTTCAGCATTAGCATTCAAAGTTATGACTGACCCATTTGTAGGGAAACTTACATTCTTCCGTGTGTATTCAGGTGTTTTATCATCTGGTTCATATGTTAAGAACTCAACAAAAGGTAAACGTGAACGTGTAGGGCGTATATTACAAATGCACGCTAATACTCGTAACGAAATTTCAGAAGTTTATGCAGGGGATATTGCAGCAGCAGTAGGTCTTAAAGATACTACTACCGGTGATACACTTTGTGATGAGAAAAATGAAGTTATTTTGGAATCAATGGAATTTCCGGAACCGGTTATTCAACTTTCAGTTGAACCGAAATCTAAAGCTGACCAAGATAAAATGGCTACAGCTTTACAGAAACTTCAAGAAGAAGACCCGACATTCCGTGCGGGTACAGATGAAGAAACCGGACAAGTTATCATTGCCGGTATGGGTGAATTACACTTAGATATTATTGTAGATCGTATGCGTCGTGAATTTAAAGTTGAATGTACAGTAGGTGCTCCTATGGTATCATACCGTGAAACATTCAAACAATCTGCACAAGTACAAGGTAAATTTACTCGTCAATCTGGTGGTCGTGGACAATATGGGGACGTATGGATTGAATTTACTCCAAACGAACCGGGAGCAGGATTTGAATTCGAAAACGCTATTGTCGGTGGGGTAGTTCCTCGTGAATATATTCCGGCGGTAGAAGCAGGACTTAAAGATTCTATGGCGAACGGTGTATTGGCAGGATACGAATTAATCGACGTTAAAGCTAAATTGTTTGATGGATCATATCATGACGTCGACTCATCTGAAATGGCGTTTAAAGTAGCAGCATCATTAGCGCTTAAAGAAGCGGCTAAAAAATGTAATCCTGTTATCTTAGAACCGATTATGAAAGTTGAAGTAGTTATGCCTGAAGAATATCTGGGAGATATTATGGGAGATATTACTTCACGTCGTGGTCGTGTAGAAGGTATGGAAGCTCGTGGTAATGCACAAGTAGTAGCTGCCCAAGTACCGCTATCAGAAATGTTCGGGTATGCAACATCTTTACGTTCTTCAACTCAAGGACGTGGTACTTACACAATGACATTTGATCACTATGAAGAAGTACCAAAATCAATTTCAGAAGAAATCATCAAAAAAAATAAAGGGTAG
- the tuf gene encoding elongation factor Tu, producing MAKEKFDRSKTHANIGTIGHVDHGKTTLTAAIATVLAKTYGGEAKDYASIDNAPEERERGITINTSHIEYETPTRHYAHVDCPGHADYVKNMITGAAQMDGAILVIAATDGPMAQTREHILLSRNVGVPKIVVFLNKCDMVDDEELLELVEMEVRELLSEYGYDGDDLPVIKGSALKALEGDPEAEKAIIELMEVVDTYIPTPERDNAKPFMMPVEDVFSITGRGTVATGRVERGQVKVGDVVEIVGLTDEPASTTVTGVEMFRKLLDYAEAGDNIGALLRGVAREDIERGQVLAAPKTITPHTQFVADVYVLSKEEGGRHTPFFSNYRPQFYFRTTDVTGVVTLPEGTEMVMPGDNVAINVELISPIAIEEGTRFSIREGGRTVGSGVVTSIIK from the coding sequence ATGGCAAAAGAAAAATTTGACCGTAGTAAAACACATGCTAACATTGGAACAATTGGTCACGTTGACCATGGTAAAACAACTTTAACAGCAGCTATTGCAACTGTTTTGGCTAAAACTTATGGAGGAGAAGCTAAAGACTACGCTTCTATCGATAATGCGCCTGAAGAAAGAGAACGTGGTATTACAATTAACACTTCTCATATCGAATATGAAACTCCAACACGTCACTATGCACACGTTGACTGTCCGGGACATGCTGACTATGTTAAAAACATGATCACAGGTGCTGCACAAATGGACGGAGCTATCCTAGTAATCGCTGCTACTGATGGTCCTATGGCTCAAACTCGTGAACACATCTTATTATCACGTAACGTTGGGGTACCTAAAATTGTAGTATTCTTAAACAAATGCGATATGGTAGATGATGAAGAGTTATTAGAACTAGTTGAAATGGAAGTTCGTGAACTATTATCTGAATACGGATACGATGGAGATGATCTACCTGTAATCAAAGGTTCTGCTCTTAAAGCTCTTGAAGGTGATCCTGAAGCAGAAAAAGCTATTATTGAACTTATGGAAGTTGTTGATACCTATATCCCAACTCCAGAACGTGATAATGCAAAACCATTCATGATGCCGGTTGAAGACGTGTTCTCAATTACAGGACGTGGTACAGTTGCTACAGGACGTGTTGAACGTGGACAAGTTAAAGTTGGTGATGTAGTAGAAATCGTTGGTTTAACTGATGAACCGGCTTCTACAACTGTAACCGGAGTAGAAATGTTCCGTAAATTATTAGATTACGCTGAAGCAGGGGATAACATCGGTGCTTTATTACGTGGTGTTGCTCGTGAAGATATTGAACGTGGACAAGTTTTAGCAGCTCCTAAAACAATTACTCCACATACTCAATTCGTAGCAGATGTGTATGTATTATCTAAAGAAGAAGGTGGTCGTCACACTCCATTCTTCAGTAACTACCGTCCACAATTCTACTTCCGTACAACTGACGTAACTGGAGTGGTTACATTACCTGAAGGTACAGAAATGGTAATGCCTGGTGACAACGTAGCTATCAATGTTGAACTTATTTCTCCAATCGCTATCGAAGAAGGAACTCGTTTCTCAATTCGTGAAGGTGGACGTACAGTAGGTTCAGGTGTTGTTACTTCAATCATTAAATAA
- a CDS encoding TetR/AcrR family transcriptional regulator produces the protein MAIVIKKVLASTLKKMAEKKSLSKITINDLTQACEVSRQTFYSNFKDIYDLVEWIYLREVVTSIGRGKTYEKWQDALTSIFQYISVNHVFVLNTYHSFGKGFLEKILKKEIELFLSRQIFQKIEVTNEEAKQVEFSYSFYTYALVGVGLDWIEKQMPETVEELVERIEKVMLGEIISLL, from the coding sequence ATGGCTATAGTAATAAAAAAAGTACTGGCATCTACTTTAAAGAAAATGGCAGAGAAAAAATCATTATCTAAAATAACAATTAACGATTTGACACAAGCATGTGAAGTAAGTCGTCAGACATTTTATAGCAATTTTAAAGATATTTATGATTTAGTGGAGTGGATTTATCTTCGCGAAGTAGTAACTTCAATTGGTAGAGGTAAAACTTATGAAAAATGGCAAGATGCATTAACCTCAATTTTTCAATATATCTCTGTGAATCATGTTTTTGTCCTAAATACTTATCACTCTTTTGGAAAAGGTTTTTTAGAAAAAATTTTAAAAAAAGAGATTGAGTTGTTCTTAAGTCGACAAATATTTCAAAAAATCGAAGTTACTAATGAAGAGGCGAAACAAGTGGAGTTTTCTTATTCTTTTTATACTTATGCTTTAGTTGGTGTAGGATTAGATTGGATTGAAAAGCAAATGCCTGAAACTGTAGAAGAGCTTGTTGAAAGAATTGAAAAAGTTATGCTAGGTGAAATTATTTCCCTACTTTAA
- a CDS encoding sugar O-acetyltransferase: MEKQYYAKELCWEYNQTLPKEQDKRIEILKKLFGTCSDYVFIEPSFRCDYGFNIHIHGFAFINYNCVILDNSPVNIGNGAFIAPGVCIACSGHAIHPEQRAKGVSTSAPITLEDNVWIGANSTVCGGVTIGKGSIIGAGSVVNKDIPAGVIAAGSPCKVIRKITEEDKIKPEDILY; encoded by the coding sequence ATGGAAAAACAATATTATGCAAAGGAATTATGTTGGGAATATAATCAAACCTTACCAAAAGAACAAGATAAACGTATTGAAATTTTAAAAAAATTATTTGGAACTTGTTCAGATTACGTGTTTATTGAACCAAGTTTTCGTTGTGATTATGGATTTAACATTCATATACATGGTTTTGCTTTTATTAACTATAACTGTGTAATTTTAGATAATTCGCCTGTTAATATAGGGAATGGTGCATTTATTGCACCGGGAGTGTGTATAGCTTGTTCAGGTCATGCGATACATCCTGAACAACGAGCAAAAGGTGTATCAACCTCGGCACCTATAACTTTAGAAGATAATGTTTGGATCGGAGCAAATTCAACAGTTTGTGGTGGTGTAACAATAGGAAAAGGTTCAATTATTGGTGCTGGAAGTGTTGTTAATAAAGATATTCCAGCTGGTGTTATTGCAGCCGGTTCACCATGTAAGGTGATTAGAAAGATAACAGAAGAAGATAAAATTAAGCCAGAAGATATTTTATATTAA
- a CDS encoding ClbS/DfsB family four-helix bundle protein, giving the protein MKQYNSKKELINEINKAFEKYITEFLTIKEVDKNLRIDGVDRTPAENLSYQLGWTTLLLQWERDELIGKIVKTPHPNFKWNELGKLYSWFYEQYSKMTLEELIIALTNNVNEITVWLENISDEELFMPHKRKWADSATKTTIWPIWKFVQVNTVAPFKTFRTKIRKWKKER; this is encoded by the coding sequence ATGAAACAATATAATTCTAAAAAAGAGTTGATTAATGAAATTAACAAAGCATTTGAAAAATATATTACAGAATTTTTAACAATAAAGGAAGTAGATAAAAATCTACGAATAGACGGAGTAGATAGGACGCCGGCAGAAAATTTATCTTATCAATTAGGGTGGACGACTTTGTTATTACAATGGGAACGAGATGAGCTTATTGGAAAAATTGTTAAAACACCTCACCCCAACTTTAAATGGAATGAGCTTGGTAAATTATATTCTTGGTTTTATGAGCAATATTCTAAAATGACTTTAGAAGAATTAATTATTGCGCTAACAAATAACGTGAATGAAATAACCGTATGGTTAGAAAATATTTCTGATGAAGAATTATTTATGCCGCATAAAAGAAAATGGGCAGATAGTGCAACTAAAACAACAATATGGCCTATATGGAAATTTGTTCAAGTAAATACAGTTGCACCTTTTAAAACATTTAGAACAAAAATAAGAAAATGGAAAAAAGAAAGATAA
- a CDS encoding gamma-glutamyl-gamma-aminobutyrate hydrolase family protein, whose amino-acid sequence MKVIAISTRSEEYRSDTGINKRRLYTNGYFSEIAAEVDFILFPVCSEVGIEKIASMCCGLIIAGRDRDIHPRYYGEEPKKGLVYQEDNYEDSLDFKLIEEFSKRNKPIFGICSGLQSINVYFGGTLIQHIDNHTDKVKLMRHGIAVKRGSFVHKMCGDRASVNSIHHQGIKEIAKGFNITAVADDGTIEAIEKGNLIGVQWHPEVDMDIKMFEQFISLCK is encoded by the coding sequence ATGAAAGTGATTGCAATTTCAACACGTAGTGAAGAATATAGATCAGATACCGGTATAAATAAACGGCGTTTATATACCAACGGCTATTTTTCGGAGATTGCAGCTGAAGTCGATTTTATTTTATTTCCGGTTTGTTCTGAGGTAGGGATTGAGAAGATTGCTTCCATGTGCTGTGGTCTAATAATAGCAGGAAGAGATAGAGATATTCATCCACGTTATTATGGAGAAGAACCAAAAAAAGGATTAGTGTATCAAGAAGATAATTATGAAGATTCATTAGATTTTAAATTAATAGAGGAATTTTCTAAGAGAAATAAACCGATTTTTGGAATTTGTAGCGGTTTGCAAAGTATAAATGTATATTTTGGTGGAACTCTTATTCAACATATCGATAATCATACTGATAAAGTGAAATTAATGAGACATGGTATTGCAGTAAAAAGAGGTTCTTTTGTTCATAAAATGTGTGGCGATAGAGCAAGTGTAAATTCAATCCATCATCAAGGTATTAAAGAAATAGCCAAAGGTTTTAATATTACTGCTGTGGCAGATGATGGTACTATAGAAGCAATTGAAAAGGGAAATTTAATCGGTGTACAATGGCATCCGGAGGTTGATATGGATATAAAAATGTTCGAACAATTTATATCTTTATGTAAATAA
- the gatC gene encoding Asp-tRNA(Asn)/Glu-tRNA(Gln) amidotransferase subunit GatC, which yields MTTITKEQVEHIAHLSRLEIQVNEVDGIIEKLEQVVDLFNELNNVDTNNVKPTYHVLDLVNVFREDIAEQGINREEVLKNSKETEAGQFKVPTIIE from the coding sequence ATGACAACTATTACAAAAGAGCAAGTAGAACATATTGCCCACCTTTCACGTTTGGAAATTCAGGTGAACGAAGTCGATGGAATTATTGAAAAATTGGAACAGGTTGTTGACCTATTTAATGAATTGAATAATGTAGATACTAATAATGTAAAACCTACCTACCATGTACTTGATTTGGTAAATGTTTTTAGAGAAGATATTGCAGAACAAGGAATAAACAGAGAAGAAGTATTGAAAAATTCCAAAGAAACGGAAGCGGGACAGTTTAAGGTGCCTACAATAATAGAATAA
- the gatA gene encoding Asp-tRNA(Asn)/Glu-tRNA(Gln) amidotransferase subunit GatA produces MSLIHESIESLETKLKNKEIKPSDLVQSSLKRIKETEDKVGSFITITEELAVDKAKQLDKMQEAGNYNGRLFGIPMGIKDNIITKDIQTTCASKILEGFKPIYDATVINKLNVENPILMGKLNMDEFAMGGSTETSYYKLTKNPHDLDAVPGGSSGGSATSVAAGQVSFSLGSDTGGSVRQPASYCGIVGLKPTYGRVSRFGLVAFASSLDQIGPMTRTVKDNARILEIISGVDEHDMTSAPVKDPEYSKIITGDIKGKKIALPKEYFGEGIDEDVKKAVLDGVKYLESQGAVVEEVSLPNTGYAISTYYIIASAEASSNLSRFDGIRYGFRSPNAKNLEEIYKKTRGEGFGAEVKRRIMLGTYVLSSGYYDAYYKKAQQVRTLIKQDFDRIFEKYDVVIGPTAPTVAFNVGEEIGDPVTMYANDILTIPVNMAGLPGLSIPCGFKGKRPIGMQIIAKPFAESTLYDVAYNFEQHYNLHDKKIEI; encoded by the coding sequence ATGAGTTTAATTCATGAATCAATAGAAAGTTTAGAAACTAAACTAAAAAATAAAGAAATTAAACCGAGTGACTTAGTACAAAGTTCGCTTAAAAGAATTAAAGAAACAGAAGATAAAGTCGGTTCTTTTATTACAATTACGGAAGAATTGGCTGTGGATAAAGCAAAGCAATTGGATAAAATGCAAGAAGCAGGAAATTACAATGGTAGATTATTTGGTATTCCAATGGGAATTAAAGATAATATTATCACCAAAGATATTCAGACAACGTGTGCTTCAAAAATATTAGAAGGTTTTAAACCGATTTATGATGCAACAGTAATAAATAAACTAAATGTAGAGAATCCTATATTAATGGGTAAACTTAATATGGACGAGTTTGCAATGGGGGGATCTACTGAAACATCATATTATAAATTAACGAAAAATCCACATGATTTGGATGCCGTTCCCGGCGGTTCAAGCGGAGGTAGTGCTACTTCTGTTGCAGCGGGACAAGTAAGTTTTTCACTAGGGAGTGACACCGGCGGTTCAGTGCGTCAGCCAGCCTCATATTGTGGAATTGTAGGTTTGAAACCAACTTATGGACGTGTATCACGTTTTGGTTTAGTAGCATTTGCTTCATCTTTAGATCAAATTGGACCTATGACACGTACTGTAAAAGATAATGCACGCATCTTAGAAATTATTTCGGGGGTTGATGAACACGATATGACAAGTGCACCCGTAAAAGATCCGGAATATAGCAAGATTATTACCGGAGATATAAAAGGTAAAAAAATTGCCTTACCGAAAGAATATTTCGGTGAAGGTATTGATGAAGATGTAAAAAAAGCTGTGCTTGATGGTGTAAAATATTTAGAAAGTCAAGGTGCTGTCGTAGAAGAAGTATCATTGCCAAATACAGGATATGCCATTTCTACATATTATATTATTGCTTCTGCGGAAGCAAGTTCTAATCTTTCACGTTTTGACGGTATTCGCTACGGGTTTAGAAGTCCAAATGCAAAAAATTTAGAAGAAATTTACAAAAAAACAAGAGGAGAAGGCTTTGGAGCAGAGGTTAAACGTCGTATTATGCTAGGGACATACGTATTATCTTCCGGATATTATGACGCTTATTATAAAAAAGCACAACAGGTTAGAACATTAATTAAACAAGATTTTGATAGAATATTTGAAAAGTATGATGTTGTTATAGGTCCGACAGCACCGACAGTGGCATTCAATGTTGGAGAAGAAATTGGCGATCCGGTTACAATGTATGCAAATGACATTTTAACAATTCCGGTAAATATGGCAGGATTACCGGGGTTAAGTATCCCATGTGGATTTAAAGGAAAACGCCCAATTGGTATGCAAATAATAGCAAAACCATTTGCCGAATCAACACTGTACGATGTTGCTTATAATTTTGAACAACACTATAATTTACATGATAAAAAAATAGAAATTTAA